In Bacteroidota bacterium, the following are encoded in one genomic region:
- a CDS encoding DUF1573 domain-containing protein produces MKQPWMQFGLSALLLAPLFALGLRAERTEAPLGEGKAKVAQHTYNFGVVYEGEQPQYTFTIENVGTGPLRILAVQPSCGCTAPQWTQEPIPPGGVGSVTLAFDSRGRPGPFRKSAIVITDGEPARLVLFIEGEVRFRPLDPERAVRTGPLLWSESQHDWGRTWRGSLLHHIFRVQNTGPRPVRFTGWRVLGLADTGAVRLEVPSVPLFQDDVAPIQVWFDTGRLIEEGPFRFLVRLRTDQPQIPEVELELRGFTFITGGQPEGSLYRPTEEDVRNGARIRFERERHHFGQVITGQSPVYVFRFRNEGRGLLRIRDLRSSCGCTAVVLNKTEFAPGEVGHLEVRLDTEGKLGFIQKTVSVFTNDPERYLSTLVVEAEIIEHPPVGGSAQPMRPMGAGMHGSIFEGTCRTCHADPAEGRLGRELYAAVCQMCHGPAGFDDGKPHPGPKLVVELLRQRTDAQLRAMIARGTPDERKRLMMPGFARSEGGPLSELQIRSLVAYLRSLERASTLQAMR; encoded by the coding sequence ATGAAGCAGCCGTGGATGCAGTTCGGCCTGTCGGCGCTGCTATTGGCGCCGCTTTTCGCTCTGGGGTTGCGCGCAGAACGCACCGAAGCGCCCCTGGGGGAGGGCAAAGCCAAGGTGGCGCAGCATACTTACAATTTCGGGGTCGTATATGAAGGGGAGCAGCCCCAGTACACGTTCACAATAGAAAACGTCGGCACGGGGCCCCTGCGGATTCTGGCCGTACAGCCCTCCTGCGGTTGCACCGCCCCCCAGTGGACGCAGGAGCCCATACCCCCCGGCGGAGTGGGCTCGGTCACGCTCGCTTTTGATTCGCGCGGTCGGCCCGGGCCCTTCCGCAAATCCGCCATCGTGATCACCGACGGCGAGCCGGCGCGCCTTGTGCTCTTCATAGAGGGTGAAGTCCGCTTTAGGCCCTTGGATCCGGAGCGCGCCGTGCGCACCGGCCCGCTTCTGTGGAGCGAATCCCAGCACGACTGGGGGCGTACGTGGCGGGGGTCGCTGCTGCATCACATCTTTCGGGTCCAGAATACCGGGCCCCGACCCGTGCGGTTTACGGGCTGGCGCGTTCTGGGGCTTGCGGATACGGGCGCGGTGCGCCTAGAGGTGCCGAGCGTACCCCTGTTTCAGGACGATGTGGCCCCGATTCAGGTGTGGTTCGATACGGGTCGGCTCATCGAAGAGGGCCCGTTTCGCTTTCTTGTACGCCTGCGCACCGATCAGCCGCAGATCCCGGAGGTGGAGCTTGAGCTCAGGGGCTTTACCTTCATCACAGGCGGGCAGCCGGAGGGGTCCCTGTACCGCCCCACGGAAGAGGACGTGCGCAACGGGGCTCGTATTCGCTTTGAGCGCGAACGGCACCATTTCGGACAGGTCATCACGGGCCAGTCGCCGGTCTACGTGTTTCGGTTCCGCAACGAAGGCCGGGGCCTGCTGCGGATCCGCGATCTGCGCTCCTCCTGCGGTTGCACGGCCGTGGTGTTGAACAAGACCGAATTCGCCCCCGGCGAGGTGGGCCATCTGGAGGTGCGCCTGGATACGGAGGGCAAGCTGGGTTTCATTCAAAAGACCGTCTCTGTCTTCACCAACGATCCGGAGCGATACTTGAGCACGCTTGTAGTCGAAGCCGAGATCATCGAACATCCCCCCGTAGGCGGATCCGCGCAGCCGATGCGCCCCATGGGCGCCGGAATGCACGGATCGATCTTCGAGGGCACCTGTCGCACCTGCCATGCGGATCCGGCTGAAGGGCGGTTGGGCCGGGAGCTGTACGCGGCCGTCTGTCAGATGTGCCACGGTCCAGCGGGTTTCGACGACGGCAAGCCCCATCCGGGACCTAAGCTGGTTGTGGAGCTATTGCGCCAGCGAACCGATGCGCAGCTTCGAGCCATGATCGCGCGGGGTACACCGGATGAGCGCAAGCGGCTCATGATGCCCGGTTTCGCCCGCTCCGAGGGGGGGCCCTTGTCGGAGCTGCAGATACGCTCCCTGGTGGCGTACCTGCGCAGCCTGGAGCGGGCCTCCACACTCCAAGCGATGCGATAA
- a CDS encoding 2-oxo acid dehydrogenase subunit E2 produces the protein MAIVDVIMPKMGESITEGTVLVWRKRPGEHVERDETLLEIGTDKVDSEVPSPAAGVLREILVPEGQTVPVGTVIARIETEVPVAEAPAAPEPAGQQAPLPQEEVSAAATASAPADRGSDGQPASKGTPPRRIGPSGRFYSPLVRSIARAEGISLEELETISGSGSGGRVTKRDLLAYLERRKAEPAVVAEAAPALAPQPIPEPAPSPYSGRVEIIEMDRMRRLIAEHMVRSKQTSPHVTSFAEADVTRLVQWRERHKEAFERREGFRLTYTPLFVEALVEALKEFPYLNASVDGTRILLKRDIHIGVAVAIGQTGLIVPVIKHADSLSLLGLARAIQDLATRARNKQLKPEELEGGTFTLTNVGSLGSLMGTPIINQPQVAILATGQIKKRPVVVETEYGDVIAIRHMMYLSLSYDHRIIDGAMGAAFLSRLVQILESFDVNRQI, from the coding sequence ATGGCGATCGTCGACGTCATAATGCCCAAGATGGGGGAGAGCATCACCGAGGGCACGGTTCTGGTCTGGCGCAAGCGGCCCGGCGAGCACGTCGAACGCGATGAGACCCTGCTGGAGATCGGCACAGATAAAGTGGACTCCGAGGTGCCTTCTCCGGCCGCTGGGGTGCTGCGGGAGATCTTGGTTCCGGAGGGGCAGACGGTTCCCGTGGGCACCGTAATCGCCCGCATCGAAACGGAGGTCCCTGTAGCCGAGGCCCCTGCGGCCCCGGAGCCGGCTGGACAACAAGCTCCACTTCCTCAAGAAGAGGTCAGCGCTGCAGCCACCGCATCGGCGCCGGCGGATCGGGGTTCCGACGGCCAGCCCGCCTCGAAGGGCACACCGCCGCGCCGCATAGGCCCCTCTGGTCGCTTTTACTCGCCGCTTGTGCGCTCGATTGCGCGCGCCGAGGGAATCTCGCTAGAGGAACTGGAGACCATATCCGGATCCGGTTCAGGCGGACGCGTGACCAAACGCGATCTATTGGCCTACCTGGAGCGCCGCAAGGCCGAGCCCGCCGTGGTCGCGGAGGCCGCCCCCGCTTTGGCTCCGCAGCCGATCCCAGAGCCGGCTCCGAGCCCGTATAGCGGGCGCGTCGAGATCATCGAAATGGACCGCATGCGCCGGCTTATCGCCGAGCACATGGTCCGCAGCAAGCAGACCTCTCCGCATGTGACCTCGTTTGCCGAGGCCGACGTAACGCGCCTTGTGCAGTGGCGCGAGCGCCACAAAGAGGCCTTCGAGCGCCGCGAGGGCTTTCGGCTCACCTACACGCCGCTTTTCGTGGAGGCGCTCGTAGAGGCCTTAAAAGAGTTCCCCTATCTTAATGCCTCGGTAGACGGCACGCGCATCCTCCTTAAACGGGACATACACATCGGCGTGGCCGTGGCCATCGGGCAGACGGGCCTCATCGTGCCCGTCATCAAGCATGCCGATTCGCTTAGCCTCTTGGGCCTTGCCCGCGCAATACAGGACCTGGCCACGCGGGCCCGCAACAAGCAGCTTAAGCCCGAAGAACTGGAAGGGGGCACCTTTACGCTCACCAACGTCGGCAGCTTGGGCAGCCTTATGGGCACGCCCATTATCAACCAGCCCCAGGTGGCGATCCTGGCCACGGGGCAAATCAAGAAGCGCCCCGTGGTGGTGGAGACCGAATACGGCGACGTGATCGCCATTCGGCATATGATGTATCTGTCGCTCTCTTACGATCATCGCATTATCGACGGGGCGATGGGGGCGGCGTTTCTGTCGCGGCTTGTGCAAATCCTGGAATCTTTCGACGTAAACCGGCAGATTTGA
- a CDS encoding CopD family protein, which produces MDAYTLSTLFRVLHVLGFSLWLGALLVEYWVGGAYARLEASARAVYAGIHRNIDRTIIHLGVGLSVLAGLGMLFSIGLGTVFGTRGGWFHLKILLGFVAAALQMWANLSFKRALEALTSGQEGAWGRAYRRWRLLAGLVLLMLLYNLLTGVISTA; this is translated from the coding sequence ATGGACGCCTATACGCTGAGCACCCTTTTCCGCGTGCTGCACGTGCTGGGCTTCAGCCTCTGGCTGGGGGCGCTTCTGGTGGAGTACTGGGTGGGGGGAGCGTACGCTCGTCTAGAGGCATCGGCCCGGGCCGTGTACGCGGGCATTCACCGAAACATCGACCGGACCATCATCCATTTGGGCGTGGGGCTTTCCGTGCTAGCCGGCCTTGGGATGCTGTTTAGCATCGGCCTAGGCACGGTCTTCGGCACCCGGGGCGGTTGGTTCCACCTCAAGATTCTGCTTGGCTTTGTGGCCGCAGCCCTGCAGATGTGGGCCAACCTCTCCTTCAAGCGCGCCCTTGAGGCGCTCACTTCCGGACAAGAAGGGGCCTGGGGTCGCGCTTACAGGCGTTGGCGCCTGCTTGCCGGCCTGGTGCTGCTCATGTTGCTTTACAACCTGCTTACGGGCGTGATCTCGACCGCGTAG
- the asd gene encoding aspartate-semialdehyde dehydrogenase — MDPRWRVAILGATGVVGQQFVRLLAVHPWFEIRALVASSRSAGKPYGEAVRWLLPEPIPAEVASMPVLEPDALPEDVELVFSALDAISAEELEPKLARAGYPVISNASRFRLHPQVPLVVPEVNPEHLALIRHQGFGEGLIVTNPNCSTVGLVLALKPLEDRFGLESVVVTTLQAVSGAGYPGVPALDILGNVLPHIAGEEEKLETEPLKILGRLEGDRVQPAPVRISAQANRVPVLDGHLLSVSVRLRVDADPEAVRAAWLEYTSPIADLNLPSAPERPLRLFERPDWPQPRLHATADRGMSISLGRLRPCPVGHVRFVALVHNTVRGAAGAALLNAELLVRQGWLKRRLLVHGG, encoded by the coding sequence ATGGATCCGCGTTGGCGTGTGGCCATCTTAGGTGCTACAGGGGTGGTGGGGCAGCAGTTTGTGCGCCTTCTGGCGGTTCACCCCTGGTTTGAGATCCGAGCCCTGGTGGCGAGCTCTCGCTCGGCGGGCAAACCCTATGGGGAGGCCGTCCGATGGCTGCTGCCGGAGCCCATCCCCGCTGAGGTGGCCTCCATGCCTGTGCTGGAGCCCGATGCGTTGCCTGAGGACGTGGAGCTTGTTTTCTCCGCTCTTGATGCGATCTCGGCTGAGGAGCTCGAACCCAAGCTGGCCCGGGCCGGCTACCCCGTGATCTCCAATGCGAGCCGCTTTCGGCTTCATCCTCAGGTGCCGTTGGTCGTTCCGGAGGTGAATCCCGAACATCTGGCCCTGATCCGGCATCAGGGCTTCGGGGAAGGCCTCATCGTGACGAACCCGAACTGCTCTACCGTGGGCCTTGTGCTCGCGCTCAAGCCCCTGGAGGATCGCTTCGGTCTTGAATCCGTTGTGGTGACGACGCTACAGGCCGTAAGCGGAGCCGGCTATCCCGGCGTGCCCGCGTTGGACATCCTGGGAAACGTCCTGCCCCACATCGCAGGCGAGGAGGAGAAGCTCGAAACCGAGCCGCTCAAGATCCTAGGCCGCCTTGAGGGCGATCGCGTTCAGCCCGCCCCCGTGCGCATCAGCGCGCAGGCCAACCGGGTGCCCGTGCTGGATGGGCATCTGCTGAGCGTCTCGGTTCGGCTGCGTGTCGATGCGGATCCAGAGGCCGTGCGCGCAGCCTGGCTTGAGTACACCAGCCCCATCGCGGATTTGAATCTGCCCTCTGCGCCCGAGCGGCCCCTTCGGCTTTTTGAGCGTCCTGATTGGCCTCAGCCGCGTCTGCACGCCACGGCCGATCGGGGGATGAGCATAAGCCTGGGACGGCTGCGGCCTTGCCCCGTGGGACATGTACGCTTTGTGGCCTTGGTGCACAACACCGTTCGCGGCGCGGCCGGTGCCGCCCTGTTGAATGCGGAGCTATTGGTTCGGCAGGGCTGGCTTAAGCGCCGCCTGCTTGTCCATGGGGGGTGA
- a CDS encoding sodium-dependent bicarbonate transport family permease produces the protein MDLLGALAGNLLSPIVLAFALGVLAALLRSPIGFPEELYRALSIYLLLAIGLRGGAELGHARMAELWAPALVTLLLGLLTPLSAYLILRRLGRLDRTNAAAIAAHYGSVSAVTFIAAQAFGRATGAPGEGFMPTLVALLEAPAIVVALLIARIRARGAGSWGEVLHEVLTGPSVFLLLGGVLIGWVAGPERFRAIEPFFVSGFQGALVLFLLELGIVAGRRLRDLRRVGLFLIGFGIAVPCLHGLLGVILGTWAGLSVGGSAILGAMAASASYIAAPAAVRLALPEANPTLYLTASLGITFPFNLTLGIPIYFAIAHMLHG, from the coding sequence ATGGATCTGCTAGGCGCGCTCGCGGGCAACTTGCTTTCCCCGATCGTATTGGCCTTCGCGCTGGGTGTGCTGGCCGCGCTGTTGCGCAGTCCGATCGGTTTTCCGGAGGAGCTCTATCGGGCCCTGTCTATTTATTTGTTGCTCGCCATTGGACTCCGAGGCGGTGCAGAGCTTGGCCATGCGCGCATGGCCGAGCTGTGGGCGCCGGCCCTGGTCACGCTGCTGCTGGGGCTGCTCACGCCGCTTAGCGCCTACCTGATCCTGCGCCGGCTAGGGCGCCTGGATCGCACGAACGCGGCGGCCATCGCGGCTCATTACGGATCGGTTTCGGCCGTCACGTTTATCGCCGCACAGGCCTTCGGCAGGGCCACGGGGGCCCCGGGCGAGGGGTTCATGCCCACGCTGGTGGCCCTGCTGGAGGCCCCCGCGATCGTGGTGGCCCTGCTCATTGCGCGCATCCGCGCCCGGGGCGCCGGATCCTGGGGCGAGGTGTTGCATGAGGTCTTGACAGGCCCCAGCGTGTTTTTGCTCTTGGGAGGGGTCCTGATCGGTTGGGTGGCCGGTCCAGAGCGCTTTCGGGCGATCGAGCCCTTTTTTGTATCCGGGTTTCAGGGGGCTTTGGTGCTGTTTCTGCTCGAGCTGGGCATCGTGGCCGGACGCCGGCTACGGGATCTTAGGCGGGTAGGGCTGTTTTTGATCGGATTCGGGATCGCCGTGCCCTGTCTGCACGGCTTGTTGGGCGTGATTTTGGGCACGTGGGCCGGGTTGTCCGTGGGAGGAAGCGCTATCCTGGGCGCTATGGCGGCTAGCGCCTCCTACATCGCCGCCCCTGCCGCTGTGCGCTTAGCCCTTCCGGAGGCTAACCCCACGCTGTATCTTACGGCCTCGCTCGGGATCACGTTTCCCTTTAACCTCACGCTCGGCATCCCGATTTATTTCGCCATAGCCCACATGCTGCACGGATAG
- a CDS encoding transcriptional regulator produces MSTVPLKLLTIIAERVLLDRLLRELRALGAKGYTISEVVGEGSRGVRASEWEGRNVKIELILSPEVAERALAHLSELYLPHFAVVAYVSSVEVMRGEKYV; encoded by the coding sequence ATGAGCACGGTGCCGCTGAAGCTCCTTACCATCATCGCCGAACGCGTGCTCTTGGATCGGCTGCTGCGCGAGCTGCGCGCGCTCGGGGCCAAGGGCTACACCATAAGCGAGGTTGTGGGCGAAGGGTCACGGGGCGTGCGCGCAAGCGAATGGGAGGGGCGCAACGTGAAAATCGAGCTTATTCTTTCGCCTGAGGTGGCCGAGCGGGCCCTGGCGCACTTAAGCGAGCTCTACCTGCCGCATTTCGCCGTGGTCGCCTATGTAAGCTCTGTGGAGGTCATGCGCGGCGAAAAATACGTCTAG
- a CDS encoding MFS transporter encodes MSRFAAVAPPTATLHALWPAYLVLVMAFFDNLAVVPLLAPYGRTLGADPALTGLIVAAYSITNLLGNIVAGYALDRWGRRRPLLLSLWGTALVLSSYAMVRSAGELLILRAVHGFTISALTPAAVAAIGDRSPEGRRSLEAGRIGATIGLTAVAAPPLGGLIGQSWGIQALFWSLAALMALSGLVAFLRFPETLDPRERTSASVSPWSLLRQPGLRWTYVGALGLTLAMGALTVYLPLTVEELGYRARTSGLLFGLFALLALAVMLGLRARRDALAQQWWRLRGGLLGLAAGLILVGAETSLAGLLSGMGLFGVGFGFAFPAMTVLVQSYAPSRGRGTAVALFFALYSLGVILGQTSSGLLLSHGLRPPLLIAPGLGALALWLTWRDPDRRKP; translated from the coding sequence ATGTCGCGTTTCGCTGCAGTCGCCCCTCCTACAGCCACCTTGCATGCGCTGTGGCCGGCCTATCTGGTGCTCGTCATGGCGTTTTTTGACAACCTGGCCGTAGTGCCCCTTTTGGCCCCCTATGGGCGCACGTTAGGCGCAGATCCCGCTTTAACGGGGCTTATCGTGGCGGCCTACTCGATCACAAACCTTTTGGGCAACATAGTCGCAGGCTACGCGCTTGACCGATGGGGCCGGCGCAGGCCCCTCCTGCTAAGCCTGTGGGGCACAGCGCTGGTGCTGAGCTCCTACGCCATGGTGCGCTCTGCGGGGGAGCTGTTGATCCTGCGCGCCGTTCATGGGTTTACGATCAGCGCCCTGACCCCGGCTGCGGTGGCGGCGATCGGGGATCGCAGCCCGGAGGGCCGGCGCAGCTTGGAGGCCGGTCGAATCGGCGCCACAATCGGGCTCACGGCCGTGGCGGCGCCCCCCCTTGGGGGCTTGATCGGACAAAGCTGGGGGATTCAGGCGCTTTTCTGGAGCTTGGCTGCTCTGATGGCGCTTAGCGGGCTTGTGGCTTTTTTGCGGTTCCCGGAAACGCTGGACCCCCGAGAGCGAACGTCCGCCTCCGTATCGCCCTGGTCTCTGCTGCGGCAGCCCGGGCTTCGATGGACGTATGTGGGGGCGCTGGGGCTTACCCTGGCCATGGGGGCCCTGACCGTCTACCTGCCCCTGACCGTCGAGGAGCTGGGATATCGGGCGCGCACAAGCGGCCTGCTTTTCGGGCTTTTCGCCCTCTTGGCCCTTGCGGTGATGCTGGGGCTGCGGGCGCGTCGCGACGCTTTAGCTCAACAATGGTGGCGCCTGCGCGGCGGGCTACTTGGACTTGCGGCGGGCTTGATCCTGGTAGGGGCGGAAACCAGCCTTGCGGGCCTGCTTTCGGGAATGGGGCTTTTCGGGGTGGGCTTTGGGTTCGCCTTTCCGGCCATGACCGTGCTGGTGCAGTCCTACGCACCTTCCCGTGGGCGAGGCACGGCCGTGGCCCTTTTCTTTGCGCTCTACTCGCTCGGGGTGATCCTGGGGCAGACGAGCTCCGGCCTCTTGCTATCCCACGGCCTGCGGCCGCCTCTTCTGATCGCCCCTGGACTAGGCGCGCTGGCCCTCTGGCTCACGTGGCGCGATCCGGATCGGCGCAAGCCCTAG
- a CDS encoding M20/M25/M40 family metallo-hydrolase, with protein sequence MRRLFVPLWLLLAPSMLWAQAQSSAPQAAERVDLAVIEKIKDEGLNRSQLMRIASYLTDVIGPRLTGSPQMRLANEWTRDQLAQWGLEARLEPWGEFGRGWSMERFSAHVISPQYFPLIAYPRAWTPGFRRNPVVGEVVYLDANTEEELARYKGQLKGKFVLIRPPFEVRAWFDPPGRRFTDTELLEMANGVRRQPAAQMANLSPEQRRALEAAMEGRELTPEQRRIVEQLRAGGGAFLRRKIEFAQAEGALAVLDHGTKGDGGTVFVQGGGSRNPSDPETIPQIVLAIEHYGRIYRMLQQGVPVKIEMEYRARFHTEDLTAYNTIAEIPGTDPALKDEVVMLGAHLDSWHTGTGATDNASGSAVMMEVMRILKAIGVQPRRTIRLALWTGEEQGLLGSRAYVSRHFARRTEDGRLEVTPAYEKFSVYFNLDNGTGRIRGVYLQGNEAAAPIFREWLRPFHDMGAATLTLNSTGGTDHLAFDAVGLPGFQFIQDPIEYSPRTHHSNMDTFERLQAEDLKQAAVIIASFVYHAAMRDEKIPRKPFGLPLVRTASND encoded by the coding sequence ATGCGCCGTCTTTTCGTTCCGCTATGGCTACTGCTTGCACCTTCGATGCTCTGGGCCCAGGCCCAGTCCAGCGCACCTCAGGCGGCCGAAAGGGTCGATCTGGCCGTTATCGAGAAAATCAAAGACGAAGGTCTAAACCGATCGCAGCTGATGCGGATCGCCAGTTACCTGACCGATGTGATCGGCCCGCGTCTTACGGGCTCTCCGCAGATGCGGCTGGCCAACGAGTGGACGCGCGATCAGCTGGCCCAGTGGGGCCTAGAGGCGCGCCTGGAGCCTTGGGGGGAGTTCGGCCGGGGATGGTCTATGGAGCGCTTTTCGGCCCATGTGATCAGCCCGCAGTATTTTCCGCTGATCGCCTATCCGCGGGCCTGGACGCCCGGCTTTCGGCGCAATCCCGTTGTGGGGGAGGTCGTGTACTTGGACGCCAACACGGAGGAGGAGCTAGCCCGCTACAAGGGGCAGCTCAAGGGGAAATTCGTACTCATCCGGCCTCCTTTCGAGGTGCGGGCCTGGTTTGACCCACCCGGTCGTCGTTTTACGGACACGGAGCTCCTGGAGATGGCCAACGGCGTCCGCCGTCAGCCGGCCGCCCAGATGGCCAACCTCAGCCCGGAGCAGCGCCGCGCCCTGGAGGCGGCCATGGAGGGTCGGGAGCTCACGCCCGAACAGCGCCGCATCGTGGAGCAGCTTCGAGCGGGGGGCGGGGCGTTTCTGCGTCGGAAGATCGAGTTCGCTCAGGCCGAGGGCGCGCTCGCCGTTCTGGATCACGGCACCAAAGGCGACGGGGGCACGGTATTCGTGCAGGGCGGCGGCTCGCGTAACCCGAGCGATCCGGAGACGATCCCGCAGATCGTACTCGCCATCGAGCATTACGGCCGCATCTATCGGATGCTGCAGCAGGGCGTGCCCGTGAAGATCGAAATGGAATATCGGGCTCGGTTCCACACGGAGGACCTCACGGCCTACAACACGATCGCGGAGATTCCGGGCACAGACCCCGCCCTGAAAGACGAGGTAGTCATGTTGGGGGCGCACCTGGATTCCTGGCACACCGGAACGGGGGCCACGGACAACGCCTCCGGCTCGGCCGTCATGATGGAGGTGATGCGCATTCTGAAGGCGATCGGGGTGCAGCCCCGGCGCACGATCCGGTTGGCCCTATGGACGGGCGAAGAGCAGGGTCTGTTGGGCTCGCGCGCTTACGTGTCCCGGCATTTCGCCCGGCGCACCGAAGATGGCCGGCTCGAAGTGACCCCGGCCTATGAAAAATTCTCCGTCTACTTCAACCTGGACAACGGCACCGGGCGCATCCGAGGCGTCTACCTACAGGGCAACGAGGCCGCAGCGCCGATCTTTCGCGAATGGCTGCGGCCTTTCCACGACATGGGCGCGGCCACGCTGACCCTTAACTCAACCGGCGGCACAGACCACTTGGCCTTCGACGCCGTGGGGCTACCGGGCTTTCAGTTTATCCAGGACCCGATCGAGTACAGCCCGCGCACGCACCATTCGAACATGGACACCTTCGAGCGGCTCCAGGCCGAGGACCTAAAGCAGGCGGCCGTGATCATCGCCAGCTTCGTCTACCATGCGGCGATGCGGGATGAAAAAATCCCCCGCAAGCCCTTTGGGTTGCCCCTGGTGCGCACGGCCTCCAACGACTAG